One Cucurbita pepo subsp. pepo cultivar mu-cu-16 chromosome LG11, ASM280686v2, whole genome shotgun sequence DNA window includes the following coding sequences:
- the LOC111804864 gene encoding zinc finger protein CONSTANS-LIKE 5-like, with product MHSFAGGWPAVATAKPLCYSCKSAPAALFCRHDAAFLCLRCDDQIHSHTTGTRHPRVWLCEVCEQAPATITCNADAAALCPSCDADIHSVNPLARRHDRSAIQPFYDSPPSASVASVFKFLLPTQHQHDVGHPDLKSEDIFFSDMDSLIDFDYPTAGDGVVPDQSNPGTESTTQPADYSTGNFCGFELCSTRSKLDTISYPSHNLSHSVSSSSLDVVAVPDRNTASDASYPAGQTALPTTEKVVQLRGMDREARVLRYREKKKNRKFEKTIRYASRKAYAEIRPRVKGRFVKRSEMKSEMERMYAGAGVGYMSRDGQYGVVPSLIV from the exons ATGCACTCCTTCGCCGGCGGCTGGCCTGCCGTCGCCACCGCCAAACCCCTCTGCTACTCCTGCAAGTCTGCACCCGCTGCCCTCTTCTGCCGCCACGACGCCGCTTTCCTCTGCCTTCGCTGCGACGACCAAATCCACTCCCACACCACCGGCACGCGCCACCCACGTGTCTGGCTCTGCGAGGTCTGCGAGCAAGCTCCTGCTACCATCACCTGCAATGCCGACGCCGCCGCTCTCTGTCCCTCTTGCGATGCCGACATCCACTCTGTTAACCCCCTTGCTCGCCGCCACGATCGCTCTGCTATCCAACCCTTCTACGACTCACCCCCCTCCGCCTCCGTTGCCTCTGTCTTCAAATTCCTCCTCCCGACTCAACACCAACACGACGTCGGACACCCTGATTTGAAATCAGAGGACATCTTCTTCTCCGATATGGATTCTTTGATCGATTTCGATTACCCAACTGCCGGCGACGGAGTTGTGCCTGATCAATCCAATCCCGGAACAGAGTCCACTACGCAACCCGCCGATTACTCCACCGGAAACTTCTGCGGTTTCGAGCTCTGTAGTACTCGATCTAAACTCGACACCATTAGCTACCCATCTCATAATCTTAGCCATAGC GTCTCGTCGTCTTCCTTAGACGTGGTTGCTGTGCCAGATCGGAACACGGCCTCCGACGCGTCGTATCCAGCGGGACAAACAGCACTTCCTACGACGGAGAAGGTGGTCCAATTACGGGGAATGGATCGGGAGGCGAGGGTGTTGAGGtacagagagaagaagaaaaatcggAAATTTGAGAAGACGATTCGGTACGCTTCAAGGAAAGCTTATGCGGAAATCCGGCCAAGGGTTAAAGGGCGGTTCGTTAAACGGAGTGAAATGAAGTCGGAAATGGAAAGAATGTACGCCGGAGCCGGCGTGGGGTACATGTCGAGGGACGGCCAATACGGCGTCGTGCCAAGCCTTATAGTTTGA